From Streptomyces sp. CMB-StM0423, a single genomic window includes:
- a CDS encoding 2Fe-2S iron-sulfur cluster-binding protein, which produces MSSVPLGLPRRRVEFELDGETVHALEGDTILDACTAAGKDIPTLCYGDTLTPKNACRVCVVEVEGARALAPACSRRAEPGMKVRTGSERARLSRRLVLELLASSTDLSTTPHVAGWIEEYGAEPGRFGPDAATVGDRGAKVDNDLYVREYGKCIMCYKCVDACGDQWQNTFAIAVAGRGFDTTIAVEHDGPLPDSACVYCGNCIEVCPTGALSFRTEYEMRAAGTWDEDAQTETTTVCAYCGVGCNLTLHVQDNRIVKVGSPHDNPITRGNLCIKGRFGYQHVQNVQGTE; this is translated from the coding sequence ATGAGCAGCGTCCCGCTCGGCCTGCCGCGCCGCCGCGTCGAGTTCGAACTCGACGGCGAGACCGTCCACGCCCTGGAGGGCGACACGATCCTCGACGCCTGCACCGCCGCGGGCAAGGACATCCCGACCCTCTGCTACGGCGACACGCTCACGCCCAAGAACGCCTGCCGGGTCTGCGTCGTGGAGGTGGAGGGCGCCCGTGCGCTCGCGCCCGCGTGCTCCCGCCGCGCGGAGCCGGGCATGAAGGTCCGTACGGGCAGCGAGCGGGCCCGGCTCAGCCGCAGGCTTGTCCTCGAACTCCTCGCCTCCTCGACCGACTTGTCGACGACACCGCACGTGGCCGGCTGGATCGAGGAGTACGGCGCGGAGCCCGGCCGGTTCGGCCCGGACGCGGCGACGGTGGGGGACCGCGGCGCGAAGGTCGACAACGACCTCTATGTGCGCGAGTACGGCAAGTGCATCATGTGCTACAAGTGCGTCGACGCCTGCGGCGACCAGTGGCAGAACACCTTCGCCATCGCGGTCGCCGGCCGGGGTTTCGACACGACGATCGCCGTGGAGCACGACGGGCCGCTGCCCGATTCGGCCTGTGTCTACTGCGGCAACTGCATCGAGGTCTGTCCCACCGGGGCGCTGAGCTTCAGGACCGAGTACGAGATGCGCGCGGCCGGCACGTGGGACGAGGACGCGCAGACGGAGACGACGACGGTGTGCGCGTACTGCGGGGTGGGCTGCAACCTCACGCTGCACGTGCAGGACAACCGGATCGTCAAGGTCGGCTCGCCGCACGACAACCCCATCACGCGGGGCAACCTGTGCATCAAGGGCCGGTTCGGCTACCAGCACGTCCAGAACGTCCAGGGTACGGAGTGA
- a CDS encoding NAD(P)H-dependent oxidoreductase subunit E, which produces MDLKYTDAKPSDAERAAVDGLLGPAPTGWEGGERDAADLRWAKGGHEARDRRDLLLPALHAVNDRVGWISEGALDYICRRLTVPPAEAYGVATFYAMFSLRPRPATVLHVCTDIACAASGSKRVTESLTTRLGPPGTPAGGAVWQESPCLGLCERAPAALVIRAGEVPEGEARGSGEDAGEGERGPSPGEGTGRQEAGSQGPGPRGGTGAEPPESLAPEARGAGAGGAAPGFGKGRDRGTPPTHRDRPAPATPSGTAAVIPATPTTAVVAPATPDSLVLAAQDPARAEHEPPPAAAVPQTGDPGLVLLRRVGTTDPADLDDYRAHGGYTALRNAFALGPAGVIREVTDAGLLGRGGAAFPTGRKWQGTASQPVRTRYLVCNADESEPGTFKDRVLMEGDPYALVEAMTIAGYAVGAHRGYLYLRGEYPRALDRLTHAAARARARGLLGDDVLGQGYAFDIEIRRGAGAYICGEETAIFNSIEGHRGEPRTKPPFPTERGLFGKPTAVNNVETLVNVLPILTHGAAAFAATGTESSTGTKLFCVAGTVDRPGVFEVPFGATLRDLLDLAGGPPAGLRAVLLGGAAGGFVRPDELDVPLTFEGARAAGATLGSGVVLVLDDTVDLPRILIRVAEFFRDESCGQCVPCRVGTVRQEEALHRIADLRGAAAAADVALLREVGQVMRDASICGLGQTAWNAVESAIDRLGAYE; this is translated from the coding sequence GTGGACCTGAAGTACACCGACGCCAAGCCCTCCGACGCCGAACGCGCCGCCGTCGACGGGCTGCTGGGCCCGGCCCCGACGGGCTGGGAGGGCGGCGAACGCGACGCGGCGGACCTGCGCTGGGCGAAGGGCGGCCACGAGGCCCGCGACCGCCGCGACCTCCTGCTCCCGGCCCTGCACGCGGTCAACGACCGGGTGGGCTGGATCAGCGAGGGCGCCCTGGACTACATCTGCCGCCGCCTGACGGTCCCCCCGGCGGAGGCGTACGGGGTCGCCACCTTCTACGCGATGTTCTCCCTGCGCCCGCGGCCGGCGACGGTGCTCCACGTCTGCACGGACATCGCGTGCGCGGCGAGCGGATCGAAGCGCGTGACGGAGTCCCTGACGACGCGCCTGGGCCCGCCGGGCACCCCGGCAGGCGGCGCGGTATGGCAGGAGAGCCCGTGCCTGGGCCTGTGCGAACGGGCCCCGGCGGCGCTGGTGATACGCGCGGGGGAGGTACCGGAGGGGGAGGCCCGCGGCTCCGGGGAGGACGCGGGGGAGGGGGAGCGGGGGCCGAGCCCCGGCGAGGGTACGGGGCGGCAGGAAGCGGGGTCGCAGGGGCCCGGCCCCCGCGGCGGTACGGGGGCGGAGCCCCCGGAATCCCTCGCGCCGGAGGCGCGGGGGGCGGGGGCCGGGGGCGCAGCCCCCGGTTTCGGGAAGGGGCGGGATCGGGGAACACCCCCCACCCACCGGGACCGCCCCGCCCCCGCAACCCCGAGCGGCACCGCGGCAGTCATCCCCGCCACCCCCACCACCGCCGTCGTCGCCCCGGCCACCCCCGACAGCCTCGTCCTCGCCGCCCAAGACCCCGCCCGCGCCGAGCACGAACCCCCACCCGCCGCCGCCGTTCCCCAGACCGGCGACCCCGGCCTCGTACTCCTCCGCCGCGTCGGCACCACCGACCCCGCCGACCTCGACGACTACCGCGCCCACGGCGGCTACACCGCCCTGCGCAACGCCTTCGCCCTCGGTCCCGCCGGCGTCATCCGCGAGGTCACCGACGCCGGCCTCCTCGGCCGCGGCGGCGCCGCCTTCCCCACCGGGCGCAAGTGGCAGGGCACCGCCTCCCAGCCCGTCCGCACCCGCTACCTCGTCTGCAACGCCGACGAGTCCGAGCCCGGCACGTTCAAGGACCGCGTGCTCATGGAAGGCGACCCCTACGCCCTCGTCGAGGCCATGACCATCGCCGGCTACGCCGTCGGCGCCCACCGCGGCTACCTCTACCTCCGCGGCGAATACCCCCGCGCCCTCGACCGCCTCACCCATGCCGCCGCCCGCGCCCGCGCCCGCGGCCTCCTCGGCGACGACGTCCTCGGCCAGGGCTATGCCTTCGACATCGAGATCCGCCGCGGCGCCGGCGCGTACATCTGCGGCGAGGAAACCGCGATCTTCAACTCCATCGAGGGCCACCGCGGCGAGCCGCGCACCAAACCCCCGTTCCCCACCGAACGGGGCCTCTTCGGCAAGCCCACCGCCGTCAACAACGTCGAAACCCTGGTCAACGTCCTGCCGATCCTCACCCACGGCGCCGCCGCCTTCGCCGCGACCGGCACCGAGTCCTCCACCGGCACCAAGCTCTTCTGCGTGGCCGGCACCGTCGACCGCCCCGGCGTCTTCGAGGTCCCCTTCGGCGCCACCCTCCGCGACCTCCTCGACCTCGCCGGCGGCCCCCCGGCAGGGCTGCGCGCCGTGCTGCTCGGCGGTGCCGCCGGCGGCTTCGTCCGGCCCGACGAGCTGGACGTGCCGCTGACCTTCGAGGGCGCCCGCGCCGCCGGTGCCACCCTGGGCTCCGGCGTCGTCCTCGTCCTGGACGACACCGTCGACCTGCCCCGCATCCTCATCCGCGTCGCGGAATTCTTCCGCGACGAGTCCTGCGGCCAGTGCGTACCGTGCCGCGTCGGCACCGTGCGGCAGGAGGAGGCCCTGCACCGCATCGCGGACCTCCGCGGCGCAGCAGCCGCGGCCGACGTCGCGCTGCTGCGCGAGGTGGGCCAGGTCATGCGCGACGCCTCCATCTGCGGTCTCGGCCAGACCGCGTGGAACGCCGTGGAGTCCGCCATCGACCGCCTGGGAGCCTACGAATGA
- the larC gene encoding nickel pincer cofactor biosynthesis protein LarC has translation MAEGTAAAHLDCTAGVAGDMLLGALLDAGARLAAVQEAVAALKIDGLGVSVARDRRGGFGCNRVTVHRPAVPDHHRHLADVLADLDRATGAGLAAPAADFAARVFRLLAEAEGKAHGTTAEEVHFHEVGAFDALADVVGCAAALDDLGLLASGAAVTTSPLAAGSGEVDCAHGRMPVPVPAVLHLAAAGGLALTGGGLAGERTTPTGAALVAALAAPGPLPDMAVRAVGTGGGRRDTPDRPNITRVVVGTRTAPAASGPAEGEVTVVESTVDDLDPRLWPSVLAALRAAGAWDCWTTETVGRHGRPGRVVTALCAAEVRPAVADALFRHTTTLGVRWSAHRRLMLPRQSAVVAVGPPGAEQQVTVKVADGPGGALTVQPELAEAEAAAAALGWPVRAVCEAAAVRYRGDLAVPRPATG, from the coding sequence GTGGCTGAGGGGACGGCCGCGGCCCATCTCGACTGCACCGCCGGGGTGGCCGGCGACATGCTGCTCGGCGCGCTGCTCGACGCCGGCGCGCGCCTCGCCGCCGTGCAGGAGGCGGTCGCCGCGCTCAAGATCGACGGGCTCGGCGTGTCCGTGGCGCGCGACCGCCGCGGCGGCTTCGGGTGCAACCGCGTCACCGTCCACCGCCCCGCCGTCCCCGACCACCACCGGCACCTCGCCGACGTCCTCGCCGACCTCGACCGCGCCACCGGCGCCGGACTCGCCGCGCCCGCCGCGGACTTCGCCGCCCGCGTCTTCCGGCTGCTGGCCGAGGCCGAGGGCAAGGCGCACGGCACCACCGCCGAGGAGGTCCACTTCCACGAGGTCGGCGCCTTCGACGCGCTCGCCGACGTGGTCGGCTGCGCCGCCGCCCTCGACGACCTCGGCCTGCTCGCCTCCGGCGCCGCCGTCACCACCTCCCCGCTCGCCGCCGGCAGCGGGGAAGTCGACTGCGCGCACGGCCGGATGCCCGTCCCCGTACCCGCCGTGCTGCACCTGGCCGCCGCCGGCGGCCTCGCGCTGACCGGCGGCGGCCTCGCCGGCGAGCGGACCACCCCCACCGGCGCCGCGCTCGTCGCCGCCCTCGCCGCGCCCGGACCGCTGCCGGACATGGCGGTACGGGCCGTGGGCACCGGCGGCGGCCGCCGCGACACCCCCGACCGCCCCAACATCACCCGCGTCGTCGTCGGTACCCGCACCGCCCCCGCGGCCAGCGGGCCCGCCGAGGGCGAGGTCACCGTCGTGGAGAGCACCGTCGACGACCTCGACCCGCGGCTGTGGCCGTCGGTCCTCGCCGCCCTGCGCGCCGCCGGCGCGTGGGACTGCTGGACCACCGAGACCGTCGGCAGACACGGCCGCCCCGGCCGCGTCGTCACCGCGCTGTGCGCGGCTGAGGTGCGGCCCGCCGTGGCCGACGCGCTGTTCCGGCACACCACCACGCTCGGCGTCCGCTGGTCCGCCCACCGGCGCCTGATGCTGCCCCGGCAGAGCGCCGTGGTCGCCGTGGGCCCGCCCGGCGCCGAGCAGCAGGTCACCGTCAAGGTCGCGGACGGCCCCGGCGGCGCGCTCACCGTACAGCCGGAGCTGGCCGAAGCGGAGGCCGCCGCGGCCGCGCTGGGCTGGCCCGTACGCGCGGTGTGCGAAGCTGCCGCAGTCCGCTACCGGGGCGACCTGGCGGTGCCGCGGCCCGCCACCGGTTGA
- a CDS encoding TIGR00268 family protein, with the protein MTDAGPAAHHGPAADRRGPTATAAGDPAAAPAAGPAAADSGDPDAGAAAAALLAEVGRLGSVAVAYSGGVDSTVVLAAAVRALGPGRAVAVIADSPALARGELALARDTATDLGAELVVLDTDELSVAGYRANAGDRCYFCKQTVLGRVSGYAAEHGFAHVATGTHLDDRRAAHRPGLRAAKELAAAEPLAAAGLGKAAVRALARAWGLPVAEKPGMPCLASRIAVGVTVSKDRLHLVERAEERVRETLDEHRVGARDVRVRLLKRGFRIELDAPAHREVAAAHGLGDTLLREVAAVGPLGEGSLAPYRTGAVSTAARAASRTASSDGAPTR; encoded by the coding sequence ATGACGGACGCCGGCCCCGCCGCGCACCACGGCCCCGCCGCCGACCGGCGCGGGCCCACCGCAACCGCCGCCGGTGACCCCGCGGCCGCCCCCGCCGCGGGGCCGGCCGCCGCGGACTCCGGCGATCCGGACGCGGGCGCGGCCGCCGCCGCGCTGCTGGCGGAAGTCGGACGACTCGGCAGCGTCGCGGTGGCATACTCCGGTGGCGTGGATTCCACGGTCGTCCTCGCCGCGGCCGTACGCGCCCTCGGCCCCGGCCGGGCCGTCGCCGTCATCGCCGACTCGCCCGCCCTGGCCCGCGGCGAGCTGGCCCTCGCCCGCGACACGGCGACGGACCTCGGCGCCGAACTCGTCGTGCTGGACACCGACGAGCTGTCCGTCGCGGGCTATCGCGCCAACGCCGGCGACCGCTGCTACTTCTGCAAGCAGACCGTCCTCGGCCGGGTTTCCGGCTACGCCGCGGAGCACGGCTTCGCGCACGTCGCCACCGGCACCCACCTCGACGACCGCCGCGCCGCCCACCGCCCCGGGCTGCGCGCCGCCAAGGAACTCGCCGCCGCCGAGCCGCTGGCCGCCGCCGGGCTCGGCAAGGCCGCGGTGCGCGCGCTCGCGCGGGCGTGGGGGCTGCCGGTCGCGGAGAAGCCGGGCATGCCGTGCCTGGCGTCCCGGATCGCCGTGGGCGTCACGGTCTCCAAGGACCGGCTGCACCTGGTCGAACGGGCCGAGGAGCGGGTCCGCGAGACGCTGGACGAGCACCGGGTGGGCGCCCGCGACGTCCGTGTACGGCTGCTGAAGCGAGGATTCCGGATCGAGCTGGACGCGCCCGCGCACCGCGAGGTCGCCGCCGCCCACGGCCTCGGCGACACGCTGCTGCGCGAGGTCGCCGCCGTCGGCCCGCTCGGCGAGGGCAGCCTCGCCCCGTACCGTACGGGCGCGGTGAGCACCGCCGCCCGCGCCGCCTCCCGCACCGCCTCTTCCGATGGAGCGCCGACGCGATGA
- the fdhD gene encoding formate dehydrogenase accessory sulfurtransferase FdhD — translation MGRVTVRRPVVRVRGGRVDRRVDTLVAEEPLEIRLGGRALAITMRTPGDDFALAAGFLVSEGVVAGGGELAGITYCAGAVDGAEGGNTYNIVDVRLAAGVAVPDVSLERNVYTTSSCGLCGKASLDAVRTTARWPLADGGMRLTPETLAALPDRLRAGQRVFDRTGGLHAAALFTSDGDLIDLREDVGRHNAVDKLVGRALQQDRLPLSGTVLMVSGRASFELAQKAAMAGIPVLAAVSAPSSLAVDLAAETGMTLVGFLRGDTMNVYAGEHRIAPHRTVAGV, via the coding sequence ATGGGTCGGGTGACGGTGCGGCGTCCGGTGGTGCGGGTGCGTGGGGGGCGGGTGGACCGGCGGGTGGACACGCTGGTGGCGGAGGAGCCGCTGGAGATCCGGCTGGGGGGCCGGGCGCTGGCGATCACGATGCGGACGCCGGGTGACGACTTCGCGCTGGCGGCGGGGTTCCTCGTGAGCGAGGGGGTGGTGGCCGGGGGCGGGGAACTGGCCGGGATCACGTACTGCGCGGGGGCGGTGGACGGTGCGGAGGGCGGGAACACGTACAACATCGTGGATGTGCGGCTGGCCGCGGGAGTGGCGGTGCCGGACGTCTCGCTGGAGCGGAACGTCTATACGACGTCGTCGTGCGGGCTGTGCGGGAAGGCGAGCCTGGACGCGGTCCGTACGACGGCACGCTGGCCCCTCGCCGACGGCGGTATGCGACTCACGCCGGAGACCCTGGCCGCGCTGCCCGATCGACTGCGGGCGGGGCAGCGGGTCTTCGACCGCACCGGAGGGCTGCACGCCGCCGCGCTGTTCACCTCTGACGGTGACCTGATCGACCTGCGCGAGGACGTGGGCCGCCACAACGCCGTCGACAAGCTGGTCGGCCGCGCCCTGCAACAGGACCGCCTCCCGCTCTCCGGCACCGTGCTGATGGTCTCGGGCAGGGCCTCCTTCGAGCTGGCACAGAAAGCCGCGATGGCCGGCATCCCCGTCCTGGCCGCCGTTTCCGCACCCTCCTCCCTCGCCGTCGACCTCGCCGCCGAAACCGGCATGACCCTGGTCGGCTTCCTGCGCGGGGACACCATGAACGTGTACGCAGGCGAACACCGCATCGCCCCGCACCGTACGGTCGCGGGCGTCTGA
- a CDS encoding TetR/AcrR family transcriptional regulator, producing MTGKRTLGPRVRPLGPRPGRPDTRADIIRAAKRMFARGYGACSLRAVAREAGVDPSLLVQFFGSKEGLYLAAIADVMRPDDVLGRIIGDASDGLGGRLAAYYFDLWDDAETRWPFQAILLSAASYQPAAAILRDFITRELVARIASRAVKDRAELRAGLAGSHLVGTALVRYVVRFGPLAELPRPELAEIVGRTIDGYLFGPLPAAQS from the coding sequence GTGACCGGGAAGAGAACGCTGGGCCCTCGGGTGCGGCCGCTCGGGCCCCGCCCCGGCCGTCCCGACACCAGGGCGGACATCATCCGGGCCGCCAAGCGCATGTTCGCCCGCGGCTACGGCGCCTGCAGCCTGCGCGCGGTCGCGCGCGAGGCGGGCGTCGACCCGTCCCTCCTCGTCCAGTTCTTCGGCAGCAAGGAAGGGCTGTACCTGGCCGCCATCGCCGACGTGATGCGCCCCGACGACGTGCTCGGGCGGATCATCGGCGACGCCTCCGACGGGCTGGGCGGGCGGCTCGCCGCCTATTACTTCGATCTGTGGGACGATGCCGAGACCAGGTGGCCCTTTCAGGCGATCCTGCTCTCCGCCGCCTCGTACCAGCCGGCCGCCGCCATCCTGCGCGACTTCATCACCCGCGAACTGGTCGCCCGCATCGCCTCCCGCGCCGTCAAGGACCGCGCCGAGTTGCGCGCCGGCCTCGCCGGCTCCCACCTCGTGGGCACCGCCCTGGTGCGCTACGTGGTGCGCTTCGGCCCGCTCGCCGAGTTGCCTCGGCCGGAGTTGGCCGAGATCGTTGGCCGTACCATCGACGGCTATCTCTTCGGCCCGCTTCCCGCCGCGCAGAGTTAG
- a CDS encoding molybdopterin oxidoreductase family protein translates to MKDRNRTPKQYPRLTHPLVRGADGELHRATWEEALDAAARGFAATTDAHGPDAFGMFSCARSTNEMNYVAQKFTRVVIGTNNVDSCNRTCHAPSVAGLSAVFGSGGGTSSYAEVEETDLIVMWGSNARFAHPIFFQHVLKGIRNGARMFAVDPRRTGTAEWADRWLGLDVGTDIPLAHAVGREIIHAGLANTAFIERATSGYEEYAAAVEPWTLPAAEQVTGVPAAAIRELAHAYATAERAQMCWTLGITEHHNATDNVRALINLALLTGHVGRHGSGLQPLRGQNNVQGGGDMGAIPNRLPGFQDILEPAVRERFETAWDAVIQPRYGLNLTEMLDGIERGTLKAVYCIGENPAQSEADNEHTVQRLRALDHLVVQDIFLTKTALLADVVLPASAAWCETEGTTTNSERRVQRVRKAVRPPGEARDDIDILCELARRLGHDWKYGEAQEVWDELRAVSPDHRGMTYARLEEHQGIQWPCPSENRLEPTYLHGRLWEADPERRGMRAAFGPVLHSPPVDLLDDDYPLRLTTGRRLDSYNTGVQSSGFASPLRRGENIELSPEDAAAYGVAHGEEVRITSRRGSVVAPVWIDEGLRPGLAFMTLHFPDEVDTNQLTIEATCPIAGTAEYKAAAVRIDKLADRQAVPSWT, encoded by the coding sequence CGAGATGAACTACGTCGCGCAGAAGTTCACCCGCGTCGTCATCGGCACCAACAACGTCGACTCCTGCAACCGCACCTGCCACGCCCCCAGCGTCGCCGGCCTGTCGGCCGTCTTCGGCTCCGGCGGCGGCACCTCCTCGTACGCAGAGGTCGAGGAGACCGACCTGATCGTGATGTGGGGCTCCAACGCCCGCTTCGCGCACCCGATCTTCTTCCAGCACGTGCTGAAGGGCATCCGCAACGGCGCCCGGATGTTCGCCGTCGACCCGCGGCGTACGGGGACCGCCGAGTGGGCCGACCGCTGGCTCGGCCTCGACGTCGGCACCGACATCCCGCTCGCCCACGCCGTCGGCCGCGAGATCATTCACGCCGGGCTCGCCAACACCGCGTTCATCGAACGCGCCACCAGCGGCTACGAGGAGTACGCCGCCGCCGTCGAGCCCTGGACCCTGCCCGCCGCCGAGCAGGTCACCGGCGTCCCCGCCGCGGCGATCCGCGAGCTGGCGCACGCGTACGCCACGGCGGAGCGCGCCCAGATGTGCTGGACCCTCGGCATCACCGAGCACCACAACGCCACCGACAACGTCCGCGCCCTGATCAACCTCGCCCTCCTCACCGGCCACGTCGGCCGCCACGGCAGCGGGCTCCAGCCCCTGCGCGGCCAGAACAACGTCCAGGGCGGCGGCGACATGGGCGCCATCCCCAACCGGCTGCCCGGCTTCCAGGACATCCTGGAGCCGGCGGTGCGGGAGCGCTTCGAGACCGCCTGGGACGCCGTCATCCAGCCCCGCTACGGCCTCAACCTCACCGAGATGCTCGACGGCATCGAACGCGGCACGCTGAAGGCCGTCTACTGCATCGGCGAGAACCCCGCGCAGTCCGAGGCCGACAACGAGCACACCGTGCAGCGGCTGCGCGCCCTCGACCACCTCGTCGTCCAGGACATCTTCCTGACGAAGACCGCGCTGCTCGCCGACGTCGTGCTGCCCGCCTCCGCCGCCTGGTGCGAGACCGAGGGCACCACGACCAACAGCGAACGGCGCGTCCAGCGCGTCCGCAAGGCAGTCCGCCCGCCCGGCGAGGCGCGCGACGACATCGACATCCTCTGCGAGCTGGCCCGCCGGCTGGGCCACGACTGGAAGTACGGCGAGGCGCAGGAGGTCTGGGACGAACTGCGCGCGGTCTCGCCCGACCACCGCGGCATGACGTACGCGCGGCTGGAGGAGCACCAGGGCATCCAGTGGCCCTGCCCCAGCGAGAACCGGCTGGAGCCGACGTACCTCCACGGCCGCCTCTGGGAGGCCGACCCCGAACGCCGGGGCATGCGCGCGGCCTTCGGCCCGGTCCTGCACTCCCCGCCGGTGGACCTCCTGGACGACGACTACCCGTTGCGGCTGACCACCGGCCGGCGGCTCGACTCGTACAACACGGGCGTGCAGTCCAGCGGCTTCGCCTCGCCGCTGCGCCGCGGCGAGAACATCGAACTCTCCCCGGAGGACGCGGCGGCCTACGGCGTCGCCCACGGCGAGGAGGTCCGCATCACCTCGCGGCGCGGCTCGGTGGTCGCCCCGGTGTGGATCGACGAAGGGCTGCGGCCCGGGCTGGCGTTCATGACCCTGCACTTCCCGGACGAGGTCGACACCAACCAGTTGACGATCGAGGCCACGTGCCCGATCGCGGGCACGGCGGAGTACAAGGCCGCGGCCGTACGCATCGACAAGCTCGCCGACCGGCAGGCGGTGCCGTCGTGGACCTGA
- the larB gene encoding nickel pincer cofactor biosynthesis protein LarB, producing the protein MSEPRGSALDATGLAGLLAGGVAEVGDFARLDVDRRRRTGVPEVVYADGKTPQQTLQLLAELRRRTPDSPALATRCPEAVLRDAPDTFADEPVRVDTRARTVTVGPLPAPRGTVAVLTAGTSDLPVAREAVATLDALGTGSRIYADVGVAGLSRLLSVLGEVRAADCAIVVAGMDGALPSVVTGLLSAPVVGVPTSVGYGFADGGRAAAGAMLATCAPGLTVVNIDNGFGAAVHAAKIVGVRAGD; encoded by the coding sequence ATGAGCGAGCCGCGCGGCAGCGCCCTCGACGCCACCGGCCTCGCCGGGCTGCTGGCCGGCGGCGTCGCGGAGGTCGGCGACTTCGCCCGCCTCGACGTGGACCGGCGCCGCCGCACCGGCGTGCCCGAGGTCGTCTACGCGGATGGCAAGACCCCGCAGCAGACCCTCCAGCTCCTCGCCGAACTCCGCCGCCGCACACCGGACTCCCCGGCGCTGGCCACCCGCTGCCCCGAGGCGGTGTTGCGGGACGCGCCCGACACCTTCGCCGACGAGCCGGTACGGGTCGACACCCGCGCCCGCACCGTCACCGTGGGCCCGCTGCCGGCCCCGCGCGGCACCGTCGCCGTACTCACCGCCGGCACCAGCGACCTGCCCGTCGCCCGCGAGGCCGTCGCCACCCTCGACGCGCTCGGCACCGGCTCCCGGATCTACGCCGACGTCGGCGTCGCCGGGCTGTCCCGGCTGCTCTCGGTGCTCGGCGAAGTGCGCGCCGCGGACTGCGCGATCGTCGTCGCGGGCATGGACGGCGCCCTCCCGAGCGTCGTCACCGGACTGCTCAGCGCCCCCGTCGTCGGCGTTCCCACCAGTGTCGGCTACGGCTTCGCCGACGGCGGCCGCGCCGCCGCGGGCGCGATGCTCGCCACCTGCGCCCCCGGGCTCACGGTCGTCAACATCGACAACGGCTTCGGCGCCGCCGTGCACGCCGCGAAGATCGTGGGGGTACGCGCCGGTGACTGA